From Rhodamnia argentea isolate NSW1041297 chromosome 10, ASM2092103v1, whole genome shotgun sequence, a single genomic window includes:
- the LOC115745794 gene encoding uncharacterized protein LOC115745794, protein MARPQSENSGCFSALLRHLLCSGGAPTHPSDDALVAEPSSKRTTVPNPILIMESPKRDPVRTHWPSQKPAGVVARLMGLESLPDTKWVPRAKSPDAFLRSRSVNFMDYLLELDLDEAGRNQHRRVRTSVSFREVPASSADREESEDLIVLYLGDEEGLGKSNKKKGKSRGKRKEKTATTTPTKKKMESERQECKQRKVSRLRDEPRRDKASRGDRGGQHCAELKPKARKPLTAVEEKEASADDQEFVSGGRRDKRVATAGGETSSSPVWVVDQPQAGRLQEDKTDRHFSSPQLAHIILDPFVRDQKPCNDPVDRFLGADRFAEEVIKVRKLAEEEVHCSKWFGVGELSSSLGSADLKDLSAMLEHHVLDHLVEEIVRLH, encoded by the exons ATGGCGCGTCCACAAAGTGAGAACTCTGGTTGCTTCTCCGCCCTCCTGCGTCACCTCCTCTGCAGCGGCGGCGCTCCGACCCACCCCTCCGACGACGCCCTCGTCGCCGAACCGAGCTCCAAGCGCACCACTGTCCCCAACCCGATCCTCATCATGGAGTCGCCCAAGCGCGACCCCGTCAGGACCCACTGGCCGTCGCAGAAGCCGGCGGGAGTCGTCGCTAGGCTTATGGGGCTGGAGTCCCTGCCGGACACCAAGTGGGTCCCAAGGGCCAAGTCCCCCGACGCGTTCCTCCGGAGCAGGTCGGTCAATTTCATGGACTACTTGCTCGAGCTCGACCTGGACGAAGCCGGCCGTAACCAGCACCGGAGGGTCAGGACGTCGGTGTCGTTCCGTGAAGTGCCCGCTTCGTCAGCGGATCGTGAAGAGAGCGAGGATCTGATTGTTCTGTACTTGGGTGATGAGGAGGGTCTGGGGAAGAGCAACAAGAAGAAGGGTAAAAGcagaggaaagaggaaagagaagacGGCGACGACAACaccgacgaagaagaagatggagagcgAGCGCCAGGAATGTAAGCAGAGGAAGGTGTCGAGACTGAGGGACGAGCCGAGACGGGACAAAGCCAGCCGAGGCGATCGGGGGGGACAGCACTGTGCAGAGCTGAAACCGAAGGCGAGGAAGCCATTGACGGCGGTGGAAGAGAAGGAAGCTTCGGCGGACGATCAGGAATTCGTGAGCGGAGGAAGGAGGGATAAGCGGGTCGCGACTGCCGGCGGAGAGACTTCGTCGAGCCCGGTTTGGGTCGTTGATCAACCGCAAGCAGGTCGTCTTCAAG AGGACAAGACCGACAGACATTTCAGCTCTCCCCAACTCGCGCACATCATTTTAGATCCGTTCGTCCGTGACCAGAAACCGTGCAACGATCCGGTGGACCGTTTTTTGGGGGCCGATCGCTTCGCCGAGGAGGTCATTAAGGTGAGGAAATTGGCTGAAGAAGAAGTACATTGCTCGAAATGGTTCGGAGTTGGGGAATTATCATCGTCCCTCGGGTCCGCAGATCTTAAAGATCTGAGTGCGATGCTCGAGCACCACGTCCTGGACCATCTGGTGGAGGAAATCGTGAGGCTCCATTGA